The following coding sequences lie in one Allorhizobium pseudoryzae genomic window:
- a CDS encoding ABC transporter substrate-binding protein: protein MKPKFAYRWLACAAIAGSLLTATAAPGLAATLKMAWAQDATGLDPHKQTAFSSIRLLELIYEPLVRLDGDLKIVPALAKEWTFSADAKTLTFKLDPAAKFHNGAAVTSADVKASFTRILDQATGAAARANYVSIASVDTPDDKTVVFNLSQPDVPLLTAMGSINAAIVPASEIAAGKIGTAAVGTGPFKLESWEPNQKEVLKANAEWAGGKVGVDGINISVLPDENAILAALRAKQVDFALLNDPLVATLVPKVAGLTLNRKPVLSYHVLQLNPSRKPMTELAVRQAISCAIDRQDILDTALLGEGQITGPLTMPLYRSDPNSLFCYKQDLDKAKKLMADAGYKDGFSATVIAATGEPPTAASEAQVIQSQLKEIGIKLDIKLMELNVYVDTWLKGDFDMAVALNGGRADPYTMYNRYWTKAGNLQKVSNFADDTLDELMQKGRVETDVAKRKEIFAAFDKRLTEMSPWIWLYTGYSYTAQQQNVQNFVATPDGSLFGLSKVTLK from the coding sequence ATGAAACCGAAATTTGCCTACAGATGGCTCGCCTGCGCCGCCATTGCCGGAAGTCTGCTGACCGCAACAGCGGCTCCCGGTCTTGCCGCGACCTTGAAGATGGCCTGGGCCCAGGATGCGACGGGCCTTGATCCGCACAAGCAGACCGCCTTCTCGTCCATCCGTCTGCTCGAACTGATCTACGAGCCGCTGGTTCGTCTGGACGGCGACCTGAAGATCGTTCCGGCGCTCGCCAAGGAATGGACCTTCTCCGCGGATGCCAAGACGCTGACCTTCAAGCTGGACCCGGCGGCCAAGTTCCACAATGGCGCCGCCGTCACCTCTGCCGATGTGAAGGCCTCGTTCACACGTATTCTCGACCAGGCCACCGGTGCCGCCGCACGCGCCAACTACGTCTCTATCGCCAGCGTCGACACCCCCGATGACAAGACGGTCGTCTTCAACCTGTCGCAGCCGGATGTGCCGCTCCTGACGGCGATGGGCAGCATCAATGCCGCCATCGTTCCGGCCTCCGAAATTGCCGCCGGCAAGATCGGCACGGCCGCGGTCGGAACGGGTCCGTTCAAGCTGGAATCCTGGGAGCCGAACCAGAAAGAAGTGCTGAAAGCGAATGCCGAGTGGGCAGGCGGCAAGGTGGGTGTCGATGGCATCAACATCAGCGTTCTGCCGGATGAGAACGCGATCCTCGCGGCATTGCGGGCGAAGCAGGTGGATTTCGCCCTGCTGAACGATCCACTCGTCGCAACGCTGGTGCCCAAAGTGGCGGGCCTCACGCTGAACCGCAAGCCGGTTCTTTCCTACCATGTGCTGCAGCTCAATCCGTCGCGCAAGCCGATGACGGAACTCGCTGTGCGCCAGGCGATCTCCTGCGCGATCGACCGGCAGGATATTCTCGATACCGCGCTCCTCGGCGAAGGCCAGATCACCGGCCCGCTGACGATGCCGCTCTACCGCTCGGATCCGAATTCGCTGTTCTGCTACAAGCAGGATCTCGACAAAGCGAAGAAGCTGATGGCCGATGCCGGCTACAAGGACGGGTTTTCCGCGACCGTGATCGCCGCAACCGGCGAGCCGCCAACCGCGGCCTCCGAGGCGCAGGTCATCCAGTCGCAGCTGAAGGAAATCGGCATCAAGCTCGACATCAAGCTGATGGAACTCAACGTCTATGTCGATACCTGGCTGAAGGGTGACTTCGACATGGCCGTTGCGCTGAACGGCGGCCGCGCCGATCCCTACACCATGTACAACCGCTACTGGACCAAGGCCGGCAATCTGCAGAAGGTGTCCAACTTCGCCGACGACACGCTGGACGAACTGATGCAGAAGGGCCGCGTCGAGACCGATGTCGCCAAGCGCAAGGAGATCTTTGCGGCCTTCGACAAGCGTCTCACCGAAATGTCGCCATGGATCTGGCTCTACACCGGCTATTCCTACACGGCACAGCAGCAGAACGTGCAGAACTTCGTGGCGACACCGGATGGCTCCCTCTTTGGCCTCTCGAAAGTCACCCTGAAGTAA
- a CDS encoding ABC transporter permease — protein sequence MNYLLRRLITFPLVMLGVSILVFVAIRLVPGDSITAMLGTEAGLLTPDQRQALAAYFGLDQSWLVQYGRWLTGVVSGDLGLSVTYGKPVLEVILQRFPLTLELACLSVAIAIGFGLPLGVFAATRNGRGSDLGVRIFAMMGQSTPSFVVGLGMIYILSAGFGILPAMGQYVSFSQDPIGNIGQLLLPALTLGLSFTASVTRIARSAMLDVLSDDYVRTARSKGVPARKVIWRHALPNALIPVVTLCGVEFGYLLGGAVLVEQIFALPGVGRMTLEAIQQRDYALVQGAVLFVALNFMIVNLVVDLAYVLLDPRIRLGSRS from the coding sequence ATGAATTACCTGCTCCGGCGTCTCATCACATTTCCTCTTGTGATGCTCGGCGTCTCCATCCTGGTGTTCGTCGCCATCCGCCTGGTGCCCGGCGATTCCATCACCGCCATGCTGGGCACCGAAGCCGGTCTGCTGACACCGGACCAGCGGCAGGCCCTGGCGGCCTATTTCGGCCTCGACCAGAGCTGGCTCGTCCAGTACGGTCGCTGGCTGACCGGCGTCGTTTCAGGCGATCTCGGACTGTCCGTTACCTACGGCAAGCCGGTGCTCGAGGTCATCCTGCAGCGGTTTCCCCTGACGCTCGAGCTCGCCTGCCTGTCGGTGGCGATCGCCATTGGATTCGGGCTGCCGCTCGGTGTCTTCGCAGCGACCCGCAACGGCCGCGGTTCCGATCTCGGCGTGCGCATCTTCGCGATGATGGGACAATCCACGCCGAGCTTCGTGGTCGGCCTCGGCATGATCTACATCCTGTCGGCGGGGTTCGGCATCCTTCCCGCCATGGGACAATACGTCTCCTTCAGCCAGGACCCGATCGGCAATATCGGCCAGCTTCTCCTGCCGGCGCTGACACTCGGCCTTTCCTTCACCGCCTCGGTCACCCGGATCGCCCGCTCGGCCATGCTGGATGTGTTGAGCGACGATTATGTGCGCACCGCGCGCAGCAAGGGCGTGCCCGCACGCAAGGTCATCTGGCGCCACGCGCTGCCGAATGCACTCATTCCGGTCGTCACGCTCTGCGGCGTGGAATTCGGCTATCTGCTGGGCGGCGCGGTCCTGGTCGAGCAGATCTTCGCCCTGCCCGGCGTCGGTCGCATGACGCTGGAGGCCATCCAGCAGCGCGATTATGCGCTTGTGCAGGGTGCCGTTCTGTTCGTCGCGCTGAACTTCATGATCGTCAATCTTGTCGTGGATCTCGCCTACGTGTTGCTGGACCCGCGCATCCGCCTGGGAAGTCGATCATGA
- a CDS encoding ABC transporter permease — protein MNSVFRGLLRHLSGRIGAFIVLAYILIAIAAWLGLTPYDPLQQFRIERLQGPSATHWMGTDMFGRDVLSRLMIGIGQSFFVAFLSVGIATVAGTILGLTAAWVGRLWDGFVMRLMDVLLAFPAILLALLFITVVGPGTSTSILAIAFVYTPIFTRVVRGPALSIKARDFVDAARTFGSSTSYILSRHLMLNLVAPLTVQITLALAWSLLTESGLSFLGLGTQPPDSSLGLMLSDSINLMEMAPWLLIFPGLTVMLGILGFNLLGDAMRDLLDPRMQRTVA, from the coding sequence ATGAATTCGGTGTTTCGAGGGCTCCTGCGCCATCTGAGCGGCAGGATCGGTGCCTTTATCGTGCTCGCTTATATTCTCATTGCCATTGCCGCCTGGCTGGGGCTCACGCCTTACGACCCGCTTCAGCAGTTTCGGATCGAACGACTTCAGGGACCGAGCGCCACCCACTGGATGGGGACCGACATGTTCGGTCGCGACGTGTTGAGCCGGTTGATGATCGGGATCGGCCAGTCCTTCTTCGTTGCGTTTCTGTCCGTCGGCATCGCTACCGTCGCCGGCACGATCCTTGGTCTCACGGCGGCCTGGGTGGGCCGCCTGTGGGACGGGTTCGTGATGCGGCTGATGGATGTGCTGCTGGCCTTTCCGGCGATCCTGCTCGCGCTTCTGTTCATCACGGTCGTCGGCCCCGGCACCTCAACCAGCATCCTCGCGATCGCCTTCGTCTACACGCCCATCTTCACGCGTGTCGTGCGCGGACCGGCGCTGTCGATCAAGGCCCGGGATTTCGTCGATGCGGCCCGCACCTTCGGCAGCTCGACATCCTACATCCTGTCGCGCCACCTTATGCTCAATCTCGTGGCACCGCTGACGGTACAGATCACGCTGGCGCTGGCCTGGTCGCTGCTGACGGAATCCGGCCTCAGTTTCTTGGGCCTTGGCACCCAGCCGCCCGATTCCTCGCTCGGCCTGATGCTCTCCGACAGCATCAACCTGATGGAGATGGCGCCCTGGCTGCTGATCTTCCCGGGCCTGACCGTCATGCTCGGTATCCTCGGCTTCAACCTCTTGGGAGACGCCATGCGCGATCTGCTCGATCCCCGCATGCAGAGGACGGTTGCATGA
- a CDS encoding ABC transporter ATP-binding protein has protein sequence MTRLLSVQNLSVGFGRGQAIKPVVHGVSFELAAGETLAIVGESGSGKSVTALSINRLIDYGGGRITGGRIDFSLPDGRTVDLAALDAPEMERIRGPEIGMIFQEPMTSLNPVVTIGKQIEEVFRLQGKDGAQARAETLRALDRIRIPDAARRLGYYPHQLSGGMLQRVMIAMALAASPRLLIADEPTTALDVSVQAQIMALLTELQRETGTGLIFITHDLGLVAGIADRMLVMQSGQVVEQSTANQILDRPTHAYTQHLLKAVPHFANGRAVRDDSPRTQTDGDAACLTVEGLTVRFPATAGLMRRSIGAIHAVESVNFDIRPGETLAVVGESGSGKSTTARALLGLVRPARGTFQAHTGDGTETQKPMQMVFQNPYASLNPRLNVESLLAEPVLAAGRRLDREIRARMTSLLTRVGLPAESLTRYPHEFSGGQRQRLCIARALMLDPTILVLDEAVSALDVSVQARVLDLLIDLQREHHLAYLFVSHDMAVVERIAHRVAVLYAGQIVEIGNAGSVLSNPQHPYTKKLIAAVPTMERRQQSFALNTDAVPTLLRPNGFEPPPSLWTDVGEDHRVRIDAVATC, from the coding sequence ATGACACGGCTGCTCTCCGTTCAAAACCTCAGCGTCGGCTTCGGACGTGGACAGGCGATCAAGCCAGTCGTGCACGGTGTCAGCTTCGAGCTCGCCGCCGGCGAAACCCTGGCGATTGTCGGCGAAAGCGGTTCTGGCAAATCCGTCACCGCTCTATCGATCAACCGGCTGATCGATTACGGTGGCGGTCGGATCACCGGTGGCCGCATTGATTTTTCGTTGCCGGATGGCCGGACGGTGGATCTGGCCGCTCTCGACGCGCCGGAGATGGAGCGCATCCGGGGGCCGGAAATCGGCATGATCTTCCAGGAGCCGATGACCTCGCTTAATCCGGTGGTCACGATCGGCAAACAGATCGAGGAAGTGTTTCGCCTGCAGGGCAAGGATGGAGCCCAGGCCCGCGCGGAAACCCTGCGCGCGCTCGACCGGATCCGCATTCCCGATGCGGCGCGGCGCCTTGGTTATTACCCGCATCAACTCTCGGGCGGCATGCTGCAGCGGGTGATGATCGCCATGGCGCTGGCCGCCTCGCCTCGCCTTCTCATTGCCGACGAACCGACCACGGCGCTGGATGTCAGCGTGCAGGCGCAGATCATGGCGCTGTTGACCGAGCTTCAGCGGGAGACGGGCACGGGGCTCATCTTCATCACCCACGATCTCGGCCTCGTTGCCGGCATTGCCGACCGCATGCTGGTGATGCAGTCCGGGCAGGTGGTCGAACAGAGCACGGCCAACCAGATCCTGGACCGCCCAACGCATGCCTACACCCAGCATCTGCTGAAGGCCGTGCCGCACTTCGCCAACGGTCGCGCCGTGCGCGACGACAGCCCGCGGACACAGACGGACGGTGACGCCGCCTGCCTCACGGTCGAGGGGCTGACCGTGCGCTTTCCCGCGACCGCCGGGCTGATGCGTCGCTCCATCGGCGCGATTCATGCGGTCGAGTCCGTCAATTTCGACATTCGTCCGGGTGAAACGCTCGCTGTCGTCGGCGAAAGCGGGTCGGGCAAATCGACTACGGCCCGGGCACTGCTCGGCCTGGTCAGACCCGCACGCGGCACGTTCCAGGCGCACACTGGCGACGGTACGGAAACACAAAAGCCGATGCAGATGGTGTTCCAGAACCCCTATGCCTCGCTCAATCCGCGGCTGAATGTGGAAAGCCTGCTGGCTGAACCGGTGTTGGCTGCGGGCAGACGCCTGGACCGTGAGATCCGCGCGCGCATGACATCGCTTCTCACGCGGGTCGGCCTGCCGGCGGAAAGCCTCACCCGCTATCCGCACGAGTTTTCCGGCGGTCAGCGCCAACGGCTCTGCATTGCCCGGGCTTTGATGCTGGATCCCACTATTCTCGTCCTGGATGAAGCCGTGTCCGCGCTCGATGTCTCCGTGCAGGCCCGTGTGCTCGACCTGCTGATTGACCTGCAGCGAGAACACCATCTCGCCTATCTCTTCGTGTCGCATGATATGGCGGTGGTGGAGAGGATCGCCCATCGTGTTGCGGTGCTTTACGCTGGCCAGATCGTCGAGATCGGTAACGCGGGCTCCGTCTTGTCGAATCCCCAGCACCCTTATACGAAAAAGCTGATCGCGGCGGTGCCGACGATGGAGCGCCGGCAGCAGAGTTTCGCACTCAACACCGACGCAGTGCCAACCCTTCTGCGGCCGAACGGTTTCGAGCCGCCGCCATCGCTGTGGACGGATGTCGGCGAGGATCATCGTGTGAGGATTGACGCCGTTGCCACATGCTGA
- a CDS encoding serine hydrolase domain-containing protein, with protein MMAQPAPTIAPPFERAFLLLKRSVDEGRIPGGVLGMVDRDGNRRTRAIGLAQKVGGERSMTLDTWFDFASLTKPIFTARKILELAAAGTLDLDAPVTTLIPDFRQYAPNCWERAVTFRQCLGHQTPFPAVEPIYTYGDDPDRLRAFVLQREWRHGEPVYSDINYILLGIALERLEGRRIREMDAGPGFAFAGDPTNTAATEFCAWRGRILCGEVHDENCYALQGSGHAGLFGTVGAVLDHAQSLLAGDGADDPVVRLMRQPLSDRRTHGWERPYPGWSGGSSCNDSVIGHTGFTGTGLWIDFETGRAWTLLTNRVHPSRHFDSGIFALRAAIGDTINAD; from the coding sequence ATGATGGCCCAACCTGCTCCGACAATCGCGCCCCCGTTCGAACGGGCGTTTCTGCTGCTGAAACGAAGCGTCGATGAGGGCCGTATTCCGGGCGGCGTTCTCGGCATGGTGGATCGGGACGGCAACCGCCGCACACGAGCTATCGGGCTGGCACAGAAGGTCGGCGGCGAACGGTCCATGACGCTCGACACATGGTTCGATTTTGCCTCCTTGACCAAGCCCATCTTCACCGCGCGCAAAATTCTGGAACTCGCCGCTGCGGGAACCCTCGACCTCGATGCGCCCGTGACAACGCTGATCCCGGACTTCCGGCAATATGCGCCAAACTGCTGGGAACGGGCGGTGACCTTCCGGCAGTGTCTCGGACACCAGACGCCCTTTCCCGCCGTCGAGCCGATCTACACCTATGGCGACGATCCGGACCGCCTGCGCGCCTTCGTGCTGCAGCGCGAGTGGCGGCATGGCGAGCCTGTCTATTCCGACATCAATTATATCCTGCTCGGCATTGCGCTCGAGCGGCTGGAGGGGCGGCGCATCCGTGAGATGGACGCCGGGCCGGGCTTTGCCTTCGCCGGTGATCCCACAAATACCGCGGCGACCGAATTCTGCGCCTGGCGCGGCCGTATTCTCTGCGGTGAGGTGCATGACGAGAACTGTTACGCGCTGCAGGGCTCCGGCCACGCAGGACTGTTCGGAACCGTCGGCGCCGTTCTCGATCATGCGCAATCTCTGCTTGCCGGCGACGGTGCGGATGACCCGGTCGTGCGTTTGATGCGCCAGCCGCTTTCCGACCGGCGTACGCACGGGTGGGAGCGTCCCTATCCCGGCTGGTCCGGCGGCTCTTCATGCAATGACAGCGTCATCGGCCATACCGGCTTTACCGGAACCGGATTGTGGATCGATTTCGAGACGGGGCGGGCCTGGACGCTGCTTACCAATCGCGTGCATCCGAGCCGGCATTTCGACAGCGGGATTTTTGCCCTGAGAGCCGCCATCGGCGATACGATCAACGCAGACTGA
- a CDS encoding anhydro-N-acetylmuramic acid kinase: MQPIWAVGLMTGTVLDGNIDVALLKTDGEAIEAFGPYTLAPYDQATRTLLEETLAEARKWNFEGPEPAIFARAEDALTRAQSAAVRNLVKEAGLSMADIGVVGFHGQTVLHRAPQQGRLGATRQLGDGALMAELLGTRVAYDFRSADVRAGGQGAPLAAAYHSALLKGVSQDGSAAILNLGGVANITWSDGKGHVVAFDTGPANAPINDWVKMHGRGDMDRDGLIAASGQVNEERLAHLLQHPYLSAKFPKSLDRFDFGAAMAEGLPLEDGAATLTAFTASAVGRALDMLPQRPEKLFVSGGGRHNPTLMTLLADRAKVEVQPAETLGWRGDAVEAECFAFLAVRVVRDLPISFPTTTGAPEPMTGGRLAG, encoded by the coding sequence ATGCAACCGATCTGGGCCGTCGGGCTGATGACAGGAACCGTCCTCGACGGCAATATCGATGTGGCACTCCTGAAGACCGATGGCGAGGCGATTGAGGCTTTTGGCCCCTATACGCTGGCACCTTACGACCAGGCGACCCGTACGCTTCTGGAAGAGACCCTGGCCGAAGCCCGCAAATGGAACTTCGAAGGCCCGGAACCTGCAATCTTTGCCAGAGCCGAGGACGCGTTGACGCGAGCGCAATCGGCCGCCGTTCGCAATCTGGTGAAGGAGGCCGGGTTGTCGATGGCCGACATCGGCGTCGTCGGTTTCCATGGCCAGACGGTCCTGCACCGCGCTCCGCAGCAGGGCCGGCTCGGCGCGACACGCCAACTGGGCGACGGCGCGCTGATGGCAGAGCTTCTCGGCACCAGGGTGGCCTATGATTTCCGCAGTGCCGATGTGCGGGCGGGTGGACAGGGCGCGCCATTGGCGGCGGCCTATCATTCGGCCCTCCTGAAGGGCGTTTCGCAGGATGGTTCTGCGGCGATCCTCAATCTCGGTGGGGTAGCCAACATCACCTGGAGCGATGGCAAGGGCCATGTGGTTGCCTTCGACACCGGTCCGGCCAATGCACCGATCAACGACTGGGTGAAGATGCATGGCCGCGGCGACATGGATCGCGATGGGCTGATCGCCGCCTCGGGTCAGGTGAACGAGGAGCGCCTCGCGCACCTGCTGCAACACCCCTACCTGTCGGCAAAATTCCCGAAATCGCTCGATCGCTTCGATTTCGGCGCGGCCATGGCAGAGGGCCTGCCCCTTGAAGACGGCGCGGCGACGTTGACCGCCTTCACAGCGTCGGCCGTGGGCAGGGCACTCGACATGCTGCCGCAGCGGCCGGAAAAACTGTTCGTCAGTGGCGGCGGGCGGCATAATCCGACCTTGATGACCCTGCTGGCGGACCGCGCCAAGGTCGAGGTTCAGCCGGCCGAGACGCTCGGCTGGCGGGGCGATGCGGTCGAGGCGGAGTGTTTTGCTTTCCTGGCGGTGCGCGTGGTGCGTGACCTGCCCATCAGCTTCCCGACAACCACAGGGGCACCGGAACCGATGACCGGCGGGCGGCTGGCCGGTTGA
- a CDS encoding GNAT family N-acetyltransferase → MNPQLIVTSNPEPDELAIIGARLSAFNDADVGRSERTPLAVFVRGENGQLLAGISGYTAWGWLYIQWLFVDESLRGQKMANRMLTAAEDEARTRGCHSAWIDTFNPVAEKAYRRQGYEVFGELPDFPVGRTRKFLQKSLVSP, encoded by the coding sequence ATGAACCCGCAACTGATCGTTACGTCCAACCCCGAACCGGATGAACTCGCCATCATCGGGGCGCGTCTTTCCGCCTTCAATGACGCCGACGTCGGAAGATCGGAACGCACACCTCTGGCCGTGTTCGTCCGGGGCGAGAACGGCCAGTTGCTGGCCGGCATCAGCGGTTACACGGCCTGGGGCTGGCTCTATATCCAGTGGCTCTTTGTCGATGAGAGCCTGCGCGGCCAGAAGATGGCAAACCGCATGCTGACGGCGGCGGAAGACGAGGCACGCACGCGCGGCTGCCATTCCGCCTGGATCGACACCTTCAATCCGGTGGCGGAAAAGGCCTACCGACGCCAGGGCTACGAGGTCTTCGGTGAACTCCCGGATTTCCCCGTGGGCCGCACCCGCAAATTCCTCCAGAAAAGCCTCGTAAGTCCATGA
- a CDS encoding GntR family transcriptional regulator: MSENTFYKLRDEIENGIVTGEFEPGDRLDETQLAARFGVSRTPIREALMQLSAIGLVEIRPRRGACVIDHPPQYVFEMFEVMGELEAMAGALAARRHTDADRLALSASHERCLASAASGDTDAYYYDNEVFHHAIYTASHSAFLKDQCVMLHRRLRPYRRLQLRVRNRMQISVREHGSIVEAILAGNAEEARSELRSHIIVQGDRFSDLVAGIQAMKMHAKVR, from the coding sequence ATGTCCGAGAACACCTTCTACAAACTGCGCGACGAGATCGAGAACGGCATCGTCACGGGAGAGTTCGAGCCGGGTGACCGGCTGGACGAAACGCAGTTGGCAGCCCGTTTCGGCGTGTCGAGGACACCCATCCGTGAGGCTCTGATGCAGTTGAGTGCCATCGGCCTTGTGGAGATTCGACCGCGCCGTGGCGCCTGCGTCATCGATCACCCGCCCCAATATGTCTTTGAGATGTTCGAGGTGATGGGAGAGCTGGAAGCGATGGCCGGCGCGCTGGCTGCCCGCCGGCATACCGATGCCGACAGGCTGGCACTATCCGCCTCGCATGAACGCTGCCTTGCGTCTGCCGCCAGCGGTGATACGGATGCCTATTATTACGACAACGAGGTGTTTCACCACGCGATCTACACGGCAAGCCACAGCGCGTTCCTGAAGGACCAGTGCGTCATGCTGCATCGACGGCTGCGTCCTTACCGCCGCCTACAGCTTCGGGTGCGCAATCGCATGCAGATTTCGGTGCGCGAACATGGGAGCATCGTTGAGGCCATTCTCGCCGGCAACGCCGAAGAGGCACGGTCTGAACTGCGCAGTCACATCATCGTCCAGGGCGATCGCTTCAGCGATTTGGTCGCCGGTATCCAGGCGATGAAGATGCACGCCAAAGTACGGTAA
- a CDS encoding TRAP transporter substrate-binding protein, whose amino-acid sequence MLALGAALAVAGISSSIAHADTVLKASHQFPGGKGDIRDEMVQMIAREVAAAKVGLTIQVFPGSSLFKPNDQWNAVTRGLLDLTSFPLDYASGRHPEFSATLMPGLVGNFDRAMRLNDSPFMKDIKGIVEKQGAIVIADAWLSGAFASKKGCITSPDTMKGQVIRAAGPAFEEMLAAAGASIASMPSSEIYSGMQTGVLDAANTSSASFVSYRLFEQVKCLTAPGENALWFMYEPVLMSKRVFDGLNADQQKAILAAGEKAEAYFNEEVRKGDQLMIDTFKKAGVEVVEMSKADYDAWLAIAKESAYKNFAAKVPGGEKLIEEALAVK is encoded by the coding sequence ATGCTTGCGTTGGGCGCGGCTCTTGCCGTGGCCGGCATCTCGTCTTCGATTGCTCACGCCGATACCGTGCTCAAGGCTTCGCACCAGTTCCCCGGCGGCAAGGGGGATATTCGCGATGAAATGGTCCAGATGATCGCCCGTGAGGTCGCCGCCGCGAAGGTTGGCCTCACCATCCAGGTTTTCCCCGGCTCCTCGCTGTTCAAGCCGAACGACCAGTGGAACGCGGTGACCCGCGGCCTTCTCGACCTCACCTCGTTTCCGCTCGACTATGCATCCGGTCGCCATCCAGAGTTCTCGGCAACGCTGATGCCGGGGCTGGTCGGCAATTTTGACCGCGCCATGCGGCTGAACGATTCCCCCTTCATGAAGGATATCAAGGGGATCGTCGAAAAGCAGGGCGCCATCGTCATTGCCGATGCCTGGCTCTCCGGCGCCTTTGCCTCCAAGAAGGGCTGCATCACCTCGCCGGACACGATGAAGGGGCAGGTCATCCGGGCCGCTGGCCCGGCGTTTGAGGAAATGCTGGCCGCGGCCGGCGCCTCCATCGCCTCCATGCCGTCTTCGGAAATCTATTCCGGCATGCAGACCGGGGTTCTGGACGCCGCCAACACCTCATCGGCAAGCTTTGTGTCCTACCGGCTGTTCGAGCAGGTCAAGTGCCTGACAGCGCCTGGCGAAAACGCGCTCTGGTTCATGTACGAGCCCGTGCTGATGTCGAAGCGTGTCTTCGACGGGCTGAACGCGGACCAGCAGAAAGCCATCCTGGCGGCGGGCGAGAAGGCCGAGGCCTATTTTAACGAAGAAGTCCGCAAGGGCGACCAGCTGATGATCGATACCTTCAAGAAGGCCGGCGTCGAGGTGGTTGAAATGTCGAAGGCCGATTACGACGCCTGGCTCGCGATTGCCAAGGAGTCCGCCTACAAGAATTTCGCCGCCAAGGTTCCGGGCGGTGAAAAGCTGATCGAAGAGGCGTTGGCCGTCAAGTAA
- a CDS encoding TRAP transporter small permease subunit, producing MVKAYIWAIGQLSRAFAVVATLLIIASMLVVCQMIFLRYVFALPTIWQTDFVVFSATVAMFLGAPYVLLKNGHVGVDVVEMMVGDRARLWLQTIGSVCGLIFCLAMLAASWIQFHDAWAGDWRHSSMWAPPLWIPLSALPLSFALLCLQYSARLLGLVQALAGNRAALDATPETHAIPVKETTR from the coding sequence ATGGTGAAAGCCTATATCTGGGCCATCGGTCAGCTGTCACGCGCCTTTGCCGTGGTCGCGACACTTCTCATCATTGCCTCCATGCTGGTCGTCTGCCAGATGATCTTCCTGCGCTACGTCTTTGCTCTGCCGACCATATGGCAGACCGATTTCGTCGTGTTTTCCGCGACCGTCGCGATGTTCCTCGGCGCGCCTTACGTCCTCCTGAAGAACGGCCATGTCGGCGTCGATGTGGTCGAGATGATGGTCGGCGATCGTGCGCGCCTGTGGCTCCAGACCATCGGAAGCGTATGCGGACTGATCTTCTGTCTTGCCATGCTCGCGGCCAGCTGGATCCAGTTTCACGATGCCTGGGCCGGTGACTGGCGCCATTCCAGCATGTGGGCGCCGCCTTTGTGGATTCCGCTCTCGGCCCTGCCGCTCAGCTTCGCGCTTCTGTGCCTGCAATACAGCGCGAGATTGCTGGGGCTTGTCCAGGCTCTGGCCGGAAACCGGGCAGCGCTTGATGCCACCCCAGAAACCCACGCCATTCCCGTCAAGGAGACCACTCGATGA